One genomic segment of Candidatus Wallbacteria bacterium includes these proteins:
- a CDS encoding ankyrin repeat domain-containing protein — protein MKKLVLIFGILICAVFIWTDRTCRENRRYLENQANTWIEDIGYLPDSIASLYTYKIDIADRHQSLECQLLSFFPNWRVTQYLIKNSRSRGVKCLCPAHSFFSWSISGMSEKETLIDALEDWKLNPDLKFDNDRVVKLICKTDNYQETDRNLRTPLIIATRYELKEVVVELIKKGADVNLCDKSGQNALHYALKRREWPFHRNYFAEKAGDRNTTEVMLTKFTTRANLAAFDIAKMLIENGADVNLKDAKTQTPLMNAAYDQYSEIVALLIKKGADVNAVNNEGETALMFAAVVDNPDIVELLLNSGASIEVVSKNEETAFHCSLIKGNNMYKKAGERKTAKILIEKGADVNAKWKKIAPPILFFIQDDDYSMVELMISKGADLSFRNKNGDSLVDIASGDGHNEIVRLLLRAGAK, from the coding sequence ATGAAAAAACTGGTTTTAATTTTCGGAATACTGATATGTGCTGTTTTTATCTGGACAGACAGGACTTGCCGGGAAAATCGGAGATATCTTGAAAATCAGGCAAACACTTGGATAGAAGATATTGGGTATCTTCCAGACAGTATTGCGTCTCTTTATACATATAAAATTGACATTGCCGATCGCCATCAGTCTCTTGAATGCCAGCTTCTGAGTTTCTTTCCGAACTGGCGGGTGACCCAGTATCTGATCAAAAACTCCAGGTCGCGAGGCGTCAAATGTCTTTGTCCAGCCCATTCTTTTTTTTCATGGTCAATATCCGGCATGTCTGAGAAGGAGACTTTGATTGACGCTCTTGAAGACTGGAAATTGAATCCAGACCTGAAATTTGACAATGACAGGGTAGTTAAATTGATCTGCAAAACAGATAACTATCAGGAAACAGACCGGAATTTGCGCACTCCGTTGATAATCGCCACTCGATATGAATTAAAAGAAGTAGTAGTCGAATTGATAAAGAAAGGAGCGGACGTCAATCTATGCGACAAATCCGGTCAAAATGCTCTCCATTATGCCTTGAAAAGAAGAGAATGGCCATTTCATAGAAATTACTTTGCCGAAAAAGCTGGTGATAGAAACACAACAGAAGTGATGCTTACTAAATTCACAACCCGAGCAAATCTTGCTGCGTTTGATATAGCGAAAATGCTGATCGAAAATGGCGCAGATGTGAATCTCAAAGATGCTAAAACGCAGACACCTCTGATGAATGCAGCGTATGATCAGTATTCTGAAATTGTAGCTCTTTTGATTAAAAAGGGAGCAGATGTCAATGCCGTGAACAACGAAGGCGAAACTGCTCTGATGTTCGCTGCAGTTGTCGATAATCCGGATATAGTTGAACTTCTTTTGAATTCCGGTGCTTCAATAGAGGTAGTGAGTAAAAATGAAGAAACTGCTTTTCATTGTTCGCTTATCAAGGGTAATAACATGTACAAAAAAGCCGGAGAAAGAAAAACAGCAAAAATATTGATCGAAAAAGGGGCTGATGTCAATGCAAAGTGGAAGAAAATCGCACCTCCAATACTTTTTTTCATCCAAGATGATGATTATTCAATGGTTGAACTTATGATTTCAAAAGGAGCCGACTTGAGTTTCAGGAATAAGAATGGAGACAGCTTGGTTGATATCGCAAGTGGGGATGGACACAACGAAATTGTTCGCTTACTTTTGCGTGCTGGAGCGAAATAA
- a CDS encoding VWA domain-containing protein, with the protein MKTIVCFLLTITALSLQAQSILVHQVDTKNYPYVEINFAVMDDEGKAKSIGADDKLLLRLCSPISDFELKRQSGQGYVLLLLDKSGSMRDEIPGLKKAAKYFIDLLPDNFKVSLIAFDRTMTPLCDFSQDKTYLKDAVDKLSSKGATAFYDSVYNSLESLNRMEGAPRYLIALTDGIDQTYDGSPPLSKHTMKQLTDFIKESSIPVYTIALGADSDKDVLVKISEAGDGFYYYMPKGKDLSALYGKLADNLSREYTLRFYSPYLVYDGRTLNLGMDLTQKDAEFHTSREFKVPDFGEGKYFNYENVMPTKPDREQGVKVIITDANGHPVNGNFKVLVNGQVAGKGRINDGEGNFTLEPHAVNENFTALSDQKVVHERPLVKPSRLYVYTVTKDNTFVQFEAKLRGRYNHKYYNFSTTPDGLGDNERLADVEPGEYIMEIGDNGQTIYYADVNVEEGKPQVLKYRFSKVIVAYDGNEIPPAIKMGLMINIHDRKQDKYLMKGKRLFYFVGNDSAGYLPPGDYDITLTDATQGDDVELLATLKYDCTVFGEEIIYTNIPADKLVLKK; encoded by the coding sequence ATGAAAACGATCGTCTGTTTTTTACTGACTATCACTGCACTGTCACTTCAAGCCCAGTCGATCCTGGTCCATCAGGTGGACACCAAGAATTATCCTTATGTGGAGATCAATTTCGCGGTGATGGACGACGAGGGAAAAGCCAAGAGCATCGGGGCAGACGACAAGCTGCTGCTGAGGCTGTGCTCCCCGATCAGCGATTTTGAGTTGAAACGCCAGTCCGGCCAGGGTTATGTGCTGCTTCTGCTGGACAAGAGCGGCAGCATGCGCGATGAGATTCCGGGCCTCAAAAAAGCCGCCAAATATTTCATCGACCTGCTGCCCGACAATTTCAAAGTCTCTTTGATCGCCTTTGACCGCACCATGACTCCGCTCTGCGATTTCAGCCAGGACAAGACTTATCTCAAGGATGCTGTGGATAAACTTTCTTCTAAGGGAGCGACAGCTTTTTACGACAGTGTTTACAACAGCCTGGAATCGCTCAACCGGATGGAAGGCGCGCCGCGTTATCTGATCGCTCTCACAGACGGCATAGATCAGACCTATGACGGTTCGCCGCCGCTTTCCAAGCATACTATGAAGCAGCTGACTGATTTCATCAAGGAATCTTCGATACCTGTCTATACGATCGCACTGGGAGCCGATTCTGACAAGGACGTGCTGGTGAAGATCTCGGAAGCAGGCGACGGCTTTTATTATTACATGCCCAAGGGCAAGGATCTCAGCGCATTGTATGGAAAGCTCGCTGACAACCTCTCGCGGGAATATACCCTGCGGTTCTATTCTCCTTATCTCGTCTATGACGGCAGAACCCTCAACCTGGGAATGGACCTCACTCAGAAAGACGCTGAGTTTCACACCAGCCGCGAGTTCAAAGTACCTGATTTTGGAGAGGGGAAGTATTTCAACTATGAGAACGTGATGCCGACAAAGCCGGACCGTGAGCAGGGTGTGAAGGTGATCATCACAGATGCCAACGGGCATCCGGTCAACGGCAATTTCAAGGTGCTGGTGAACGGGCAGGTGGCAGGCAAGGGCCGGATCAACGACGGGGAAGGGAACTTCACTCTCGAACCGCATGCTGTGAACGAGAATTTCACTGCTCTCAGCGACCAGAAAGTCGTGCATGAGCGGCCGCTCGTGAAGCCTTCCAGACTTTATGTATATACAGTCACCAAAGACAATACCTTCGTCCAATTCGAGGCCAAGCTCAGGGGACGCTACAATCATAAATATTACAATTTCAGCACTACACCCGACGGCCTGGGCGACAATGAGCGGCTGGCCGACGTGGAGCCGGGCGAGTACATCATGGAAATCGGAGACAACGGGCAGACGATTTATTACGCTGATGTAAATGTGGAAGAAGGGAAACCGCAGGTGCTGAAGTACAGATTTTCCAAGGTGATCGTGGCTTATGACGGGAATGAGATTCCGCCTGCAATCAAGATGGGGCTGATGATCAATATCCACGACAGGAAGCAGGACAAATACCTGATGAAGGGGAAGCGCCTTTTCTACTTTGTGGGAAACGACTCTGCCGGTTATCTGCCGCCCGGCGATTACGATATTACCCTGACAGACGCCACTCAGGGTGATGACGTGGAACTGCTGGCTACCCTGAAATACGATTGCACAGTGTTCGGTGAGGAAATAATCTACACCAACATCCCGGCCGACAAACTTGTGCTGAAAAAGTAA